The Saccharothrix variisporea genome has a segment encoding these proteins:
- a CDS encoding DUF4153 domain-containing protein yields the protein MSPNRVLLTGIVGGTTAAVLLPLDEPGLGWFLTAAVVFALIRRVRPGWTALSLLLFGTGSLVADPALFALCAVAGCAAGSLAVVGGRTARGLLLGSAAVPAAVFRAVPWVARGVKTSKATELARPLVVTAAVLAVFLPLLAGADVAFAEILGESAPEVDGQWILVFLAVGSGLVGACYLTTLPPRDEVPAQRKTVALREWAMPVGALVALFAAFVGVQVSTLFGGDDYVLRTAGVTYAEYARRGFWQLLAVAVLTLGVIAVAARVAEEGDRKWLRGLLGALTVLTLVIVASALNRMWVYQQAYGFTTLRVLVSACELWLALVYLVVLVAGVRLRGGWLPRAVVGSGFAALVGLALLNPDRFTAERNAARWQETGKIDLAYLERLSDDAVPVLASLPEPVRQCVLRYRRVSADDWRSWNLARSRAREALRDFRPQEYRPAECGP from the coding sequence ATGTCGCCCAACCGCGTACTGCTCACCGGGATCGTCGGCGGAACCACCGCAGCGGTCCTGCTGCCGCTCGACGAGCCGGGACTCGGCTGGTTCCTCACCGCCGCCGTCGTCTTCGCGCTGATCCGCAGGGTCAGACCGGGCTGGACCGCCCTCAGCCTGCTGCTGTTCGGCACCGGCTCGCTGGTCGCCGACCCGGCCCTGTTCGCGCTGTGCGCGGTGGCGGGGTGCGCGGCCGGGTCGCTGGCCGTCGTCGGGGGGCGGACGGCCAGGGGGTTGCTGCTCGGGTCGGCGGCGGTGCCGGCCGCGGTGTTCCGGGCGGTGCCGTGGGTGGCGCGCGGGGTGAAGACGTCGAAGGCGACCGAGTTGGCGAGGCCGTTGGTGGTGACGGCCGCGGTGCTGGCGGTGTTCCTGCCGCTGCTCGCCGGTGCGGACGTGGCGTTCGCGGAGATCCTCGGCGAGTCCGCGCCCGAGGTGGACGGGCAGTGGATCCTCGTGTTCCTCGCGGTCGGGTCGGGGCTGGTCGGGGCGTGCTACCTGACGACGCTGCCGCCGCGGGACGAGGTGCCGGCGCAGCGGAAGACCGTGGCGCTGCGGGAGTGGGCGATGCCGGTCGGGGCGCTGGTCGCGTTGTTCGCGGCGTTCGTCGGGGTGCAGGTCAGCACGTTGTTCGGCGGTGACGACTACGTGCTGCGCACGGCCGGGGTCACCTACGCCGAGTACGCGCGGCGCGGGTTCTGGCAGCTGTTGGCGGTCGCGGTGCTGACGCTCGGGGTGATCGCCGTCGCCGCGCGGGTCGCGGAGGAGGGTGACCGGAAGTGGCTGCGCGGGCTGCTGGGCGCGCTGACCGTGCTCACGCTGGTGATCGTGGCCTCGGCGCTGAACCGGATGTGGGTCTACCAGCAGGCGTACGGGTTCACCACGCTGCGGGTGCTGGTGTCGGCGTGCGAGCTGTGGCTGGCGCTGGTGTACCTGGTGGTGCTGGTCGCGGGCGTGCGGCTGCGCGGCGGGTGGTTGCCCCGGGCCGTGGTGGGCAGCGGGTTCGCCGCGCTGGTGGGGCTCGCGCTGCTCAACCCGGACCGGTTCACCGCCGAGCGCAACGCCGCCCGGTGGCAGGAGACCGGCAAGATCGACCTCGCCTACCTCGAGCGGCTGTCCGACGACGCCGTGCCCGTGCTGGCATCGCTGCCCGAGCCGGTGCGGCAGTGCGTGCTGCGGTACCGCCGGGTCAGTGCGGACGACTGGCGTTCGTGGAACCTGGCCCGGTCGCGGGCGCGGGAGGCGCTGCGGGACTTCCGTCCGCAGGAGTACCGGCCGGCGGAGTGTGGGCCCTGA
- a CDS encoding HAMP domain-containing sensor histidine kinase has translation MTLRKAVGAFVDFLPRPLDPVRSIKVKLGILLVSSGAAGFSFFWYRIGWLPYSTTTGALVIALVTSQVLAHGMTRPLREMTAAARAMRRGDYSKRVRATARDEVGELASAFNQMAADLAAADRQRRELIANVSHELRTPITALQNVLENVVDGVAAPDARTMRTALAQTERLGRLVTELLDLSRIDAGAHQLTLAEFPVAPLLADVVAEASVASPATSFVVDVRPPTATVVADRARVHQVLVNLLDNAARHGPSGGEVRVTATWVARDLVLEVSDDGPGIAPEDRERVFERFTRGERAGGGGTGLGLNIARWIIDLHGGTIAVVDAPGCRIRATLPST, from the coding sequence ATGACGCTGCGCAAGGCCGTGGGCGCGTTCGTCGACTTCCTGCCCAGGCCCCTGGACCCGGTCCGCTCCATCAAGGTCAAGCTGGGCATCCTGCTGGTCAGCTCGGGCGCGGCGGGGTTCTCGTTCTTCTGGTACCGCATCGGCTGGCTGCCCTACAGCACCACCACGGGCGCCCTGGTCATCGCCCTGGTGACCTCCCAGGTCCTGGCCCACGGCATGACCCGCCCGCTGCGCGAGATGACCGCCGCCGCCCGCGCGATGCGCCGGGGCGACTACAGCAAGCGGGTCCGCGCCACCGCCCGCGACGAGGTCGGCGAGCTGGCCAGCGCGTTCAACCAGATGGCCGCCGACCTGGCCGCCGCCGACCGGCAGCGCCGCGAGCTGATCGCCAACGTCTCCCACGAGCTGCGCACGCCCATCACGGCGCTGCAGAACGTCCTGGAGAACGTGGTGGACGGCGTGGCCGCTCCCGACGCCCGCACCATGCGCACCGCCCTGGCCCAGACCGAACGCCTGGGCAGGCTGGTCACGGAACTGCTCGACCTGTCCCGCATCGACGCCGGCGCCCACCAGCTCACCCTGGCCGAATTCCCGGTCGCGCCCCTGCTGGCCGACGTGGTCGCCGAGGCCTCGGTGGCGTCCCCCGCGACCAGCTTCGTCGTGGACGTCCGCCCGCCGACCGCCACCGTCGTCGCCGACCGCGCCCGTGTCCACCAGGTCCTGGTCAACCTCCTGGACAACGCCGCCCGCCACGGCCCGTCCGGCGGCGAGGTGCGCGTGACGGCCACCTGGGTGGCCCGCGACCTGGTGCTGGAGGTCTCCGACGACGGCCCCGGCATCGCCCCGGAGGACCGGGAACGGGTCTTCGAACGCTTCACGCGCGGCGAACGCGCGGGCGGCGGCGGCACCGGCCTGGGCCTCAACATCGCCCGCTGGATCATCGACCTGCACGGCGGCACGATCGCGGTGGTCGACGCCCCCGGCTGCCGCATCCGCGCCACCCTCCCCTCTACCTGA
- a CDS encoding TetR/AcrR family transcriptional regulator, which produces MSTTRRKYAPRLPAGQRRDQVLDGALALIAEGGFDALTMEAVARRCGVTKPVVYEIFANRAEVIAALLEREAARATAQVLEAIPEGLDERSPEDLYTDTVRAFVHAVVESPDRWRLVLLPPEGTPVEFRQQVERVRAQVTEQVNALADLGLKAMGGPDLDAELLGHAMLALAEMAGRLVITDPDRFPPDRLVAFVGRIAHSLPRS; this is translated from the coding sequence GTGAGCACAACGCGCCGGAAGTACGCCCCCCGCCTCCCCGCCGGGCAGCGGCGCGACCAGGTGCTGGACGGTGCGTTGGCGCTGATCGCGGAGGGCGGGTTCGACGCGCTGACCATGGAGGCCGTGGCACGGCGGTGCGGGGTGACCAAGCCGGTCGTATATGAGATATTCGCGAACCGCGCCGAGGTCATCGCGGCACTCCTCGAACGCGAGGCCGCACGCGCGACCGCCCAGGTGCTGGAGGCCATCCCGGAGGGCCTGGACGAGCGCTCGCCGGAAGACCTCTACACCGACACCGTCCGGGCGTTCGTGCACGCGGTGGTGGAGAGCCCGGACCGCTGGCGGCTGGTCCTGCTGCCGCCGGAGGGGACGCCGGTGGAGTTCCGGCAGCAGGTGGAGCGGGTGCGGGCGCAGGTGACCGAACAGGTCAACGCGCTGGCCGACCTGGGGCTGAAGGCGATGGGCGGGCCGGACCTGGACGCCGAACTGCTGGGTCACGCGATGCTGGCGCTGGCCGAGATGGCGGGCCGGCTGGTGATCACCGACCCGGACCGCTTCCCACCCGACCGGCTCGTCGCCTTCGTGGGCCGCATCGCGCACTCCCTGCCCAGGAGCTGA
- a CDS encoding PDR/VanB family oxidoreductase, translating into MDGFVRGLEKFTDGYLKALRHFGSARPDRAVDRLLRLTVAQRREEVEDVVSLRLSGPELPAWQPGCHLDLHLPSGLRRQYSLCGDPRDRTSYRIAVRRVGTGSAEVHALREGDEVVVRGPRNAFPFVPEGPMLFLAGGIGITPILAMVREAARLGVEHTFVYCGRSRATMPFLDELPDHTDVRPDDERGLPDVEAIVGTFPAHGSVYCCGPTPMLDAVRRAFASRRLHFERFAPPPITDGRPFALVLRRSGITLDVPANRSALDVLKDLRPTVPYSCRQGFCGTCEVDGVRVCVARPTGDRLVLDL; encoded by the coding sequence ATGGACGGCTTCGTGCGCGGCCTGGAGAAGTTCACCGACGGCTACCTGAAGGCGTTGCGCCACTTCGGTTCCGCCCGCCCGGACCGTGCTGTCGACCGGCTGCTGCGGCTGACCGTCGCCCAGCGGCGTGAGGAGGTCGAGGACGTGGTCAGCCTGCGCCTGAGCGGTCCGGAGTTGCCCGCGTGGCAGCCCGGGTGTCACCTCGACCTCCACCTCCCCTCCGGCCTGCGCCGCCAGTACTCCCTCTGCGGCGACCCGCGTGACCGGACCTCCTACCGGATCGCCGTCCGTCGCGTCGGCACCGGCTCGGCCGAAGTCCACGCCCTGCGCGAAGGCGACGAGGTGGTGGTGCGCGGTCCGCGCAACGCGTTCCCGTTCGTGCCCGAAGGTCCGATGCTCTTCCTCGCGGGCGGCATCGGGATCACGCCGATCCTGGCGATGGTCCGCGAAGCCGCGCGGCTCGGCGTCGAGCACACGTTCGTCTACTGTGGACGGTCGCGCGCCACCATGCCGTTCCTGGACGAACTCCCCGACCACACCGACGTCCGCCCGGACGACGAGCGCGGCCTCCCGGACGTCGAGGCGATCGTCGGCACCTTCCCGGCCCACGGCTCGGTCTACTGCTGCGGCCCGACGCCCATGCTCGACGCGGTCCGCCGCGCGTTCGCCTCCCGCCGCCTGCACTTCGAGCGCTTCGCCCCGCCGCCGATCACCGACGGCCGCCCGTTCGCGCTGGTGCTGCGCCGCAGCGGGATCACGCTCGACGTCCCCGCCAACCGCTCGGCCCTGGACGTCCTGAAAGACCTGCGCCCGACCGTGCCCTACTCGTGCCGGCAGGGCTTTTGCGGCACGTGCGAGGTGGACGGCGTCCGCGTCTGCGTCGCCCGCCCGACCGGCGACCGGCTCGTGCTCGACCTGTGA
- a CDS encoding alpha/beta fold hydrolase, translated as MFVESDGVRLSVYERGDRSAPTVVLVHGYPDTHRVWDGVAEILAEEYHVVTYDVRGAGASDRPRDLAAYRLPVLARDLFAVVDAVSPDRPVHVVAHDWGSIQAWEAVTTPGARIASYTSISGPCLDHIGHWTRGRLSWQRVKQWLHSWYIVAFHVPFVAPLVWRHLVGPRWGKVVQRFEGVPAHHVQDTIVEDGVNGISLYRANFIPRLRAPRVRRTDVPVQIVHPLKDNYVTAGLLDAATPWVPNLRRRVLDAGHWAPVTHARVVALLAANHIRAHTPPAGTPADGSPAAPPAPATGPGSTNASRPH; from the coding sequence GTGTTCGTCGAATCCGATGGCGTGCGCCTGTCCGTGTACGAGCGCGGCGACCGCTCGGCTCCCACCGTCGTCCTGGTGCACGGCTACCCCGACACCCACCGCGTGTGGGACGGCGTCGCCGAGATCCTGGCCGAGGAGTACCACGTCGTGACCTACGACGTGCGCGGCGCGGGGGCTTCCGACCGGCCGCGCGACCTGGCCGCGTACCGGCTGCCGGTGCTGGCCCGCGACCTGTTCGCGGTGGTCGACGCGGTCAGCCCGGACCGCCCGGTGCACGTCGTCGCGCACGACTGGGGGTCCATCCAGGCGTGGGAGGCGGTGACCACGCCGGGCGCGCGGATCGCGTCCTACACCTCGATCTCCGGCCCGTGCCTGGACCACATCGGCCACTGGACCCGCGGCCGGCTGTCCTGGCAGCGCGTCAAGCAGTGGCTGCACTCCTGGTACATCGTCGCGTTCCACGTGCCGTTCGTCGCCCCGCTCGTGTGGCGCCACCTGGTCGGCCCGCGCTGGGGCAAGGTGGTGCAGCGGTTCGAAGGCGTGCCTGCGCACCACGTGCAGGACACCATCGTCGAGGACGGCGTCAACGGGATCTCCCTGTACCGCGCCAACTTCATCCCCCGGCTGCGGGCGCCCCGCGTCCGGCGCACGGACGTCCCGGTGCAGATCGTCCATCCCCTGAAGGACAACTACGTCACCGCCGGCCTGCTCGACGCGGCCACCCCGTGGGTGCCGAACCTGCGCCGCCGCGTGCTCGACGCCGGCCACTGGGCACCCGTCACGCATGCCCGGGTCGTCGCCCTGCTGGCGGCCAACCACATCAGGGCCCACACTCCGCCGGCCGGTACTCCTGCGGACGGAAGTCCCGCAGCGCCTCCCGCGCCCGCGACCGGGCCAGGTTCCACGAACGCCAGTCGTCCGCACTGA
- a CDS encoding response regulator transcription factor, whose amino-acid sequence MTRRVLVVEDDLTIASSVAARLRAEGFEVELAHDGPSAVRKAAEADLVVLDVMLPGFDGLEVCRRIQADRPVPVLMLTARGDETDLLVGLAVGADDYLTKPFSIRELAARVHALLRRVERSAAANPTRIAVADLEIDLAERRVLRAGAEAHLTPTEFELLVHLAERPRAVQSRERLLSEVWGWNETATGTRTVDSHIKALRRKLGTDLIRTVHGVGYALEAPR is encoded by the coding sequence ATGACACGCCGGGTTCTGGTGGTCGAGGACGACCTGACCATCGCCAGCTCCGTGGCCGCGCGGCTGCGCGCCGAGGGGTTCGAGGTCGAGTTGGCGCACGACGGGCCGTCCGCGGTCCGCAAGGCGGCGGAGGCCGACCTCGTGGTGCTGGACGTCATGCTGCCGGGCTTCGACGGCCTGGAGGTGTGCCGCCGCATCCAGGCCGACCGCCCGGTGCCGGTGCTCATGCTCACCGCCCGCGGCGACGAGACGGACCTGCTGGTGGGCTTGGCGGTGGGCGCGGACGACTACCTGACCAAGCCGTTCTCCATCCGCGAGCTGGCCGCCCGCGTGCACGCCCTGCTGCGCCGGGTGGAGCGGTCGGCGGCAGCCAACCCGACCCGGATCGCCGTCGCCGACCTGGAGATCGACCTGGCGGAGCGCCGCGTCCTGCGCGCCGGCGCCGAGGCGCACCTGACGCCCACCGAGTTCGAGCTCCTGGTGCACCTGGCCGAGCGCCCGCGCGCGGTCCAGTCCCGGGAACGCCTGCTCAGCGAGGTGTGGGGCTGGAACGAGACCGCCACCGGCACCCGGACCGTGGACAGCCACATCAAGGCGCTGCGGCGCAAGCTCGGCACGGACCTGATCCGCACCGTCCACGGTGTCGGCTACGCCCTGGAGGCACCGCGGTGA
- the recD2 gene encoding SF1B family DNA helicase RecD2 yields the protein MEVYGVGVADAVLEATLERITFANEETGYTVARVDTGRGGGDLVTVVGALLGVQPGESIRMRGRWGSHPQYGRQFHVDDYTTVLPATIQGIRRYLGSGLIKGIGPVLADRIVTHFGLDALDVIEQTPERLIEVPKLGPKRTKLIAAAWEEQKAIKEVMVFLQGVGVSTSLAVRIYKQYQDRSIDVVRTEPYRLASDVWGIGFRTADVIAKAVGIPHDSPQRVKAGLQFTLSEATGNGDCFLPENQLIADAVKILQVDTGLVIECLAELVAEEGVVREVMPDGEAAVYLVPFHRAEVSLASSLVRLLRTDAERMPAFQDVDWDRAFAWLGASLEDKQREAVQLALTRKVAVLTGGPGCGKSFTVRSIVRLAVAKRARVVLAAPTGRAAKRLTELTGHEARTVHRLLELKPGGDAAYDRDRPLEADLVVVDEASMLDLLLANKLVKAIAPGTHLLLVGDVDQLPSVGAGEVLRDVLAAGSPVPHVRLTHIFRQAQESGVVTNAHRINSGDYPLVQGLPDFFLFPCEEAEEAATLTVDVVATRIPRKFGLDPRTDVQVLTPMHRGAAGAGALNTVLQEALTPARPNLPERRFGGRVFRVGDKVTQIRNNYDKGANGVFNGTLGVVTGIDVVEQKLTVRTDEDEDVDYEFGELDELTHAYAMTIHRSQGSEYPCVVIPITTSAWLMLQRNLLYTAVTRAKKLVVLVGSRKAIGQAVRTVGAGRRHTALDVRLSQV from the coding sequence GTGGAGGTCTACGGTGTCGGCGTGGCGGACGCGGTGCTGGAAGCGACCTTGGAGCGGATCACGTTCGCCAACGAGGAGACCGGCTACACCGTGGCCCGCGTGGACACCGGGCGCGGCGGCGGGGACCTGGTCACCGTCGTCGGCGCGCTGCTGGGCGTGCAGCCCGGCGAGTCGATCCGGATGCGCGGGCGGTGGGGGTCGCACCCGCAGTACGGCCGCCAGTTCCACGTGGACGACTACACGACCGTGCTGCCCGCGACGATCCAGGGCATCCGGCGCTACCTGGGGTCCGGGCTGATCAAGGGCATCGGGCCGGTGCTGGCCGACCGGATCGTCACGCACTTCGGGCTCGACGCGCTCGACGTCATCGAGCAGACGCCGGAGCGGCTGATCGAGGTGCCCAAGCTCGGTCCGAAGCGGACCAAGCTCATCGCGGCGGCGTGGGAGGAGCAGAAGGCCATCAAGGAGGTGATGGTCTTCCTCCAGGGCGTCGGGGTGTCCACGTCACTGGCGGTGCGGATCTACAAGCAGTACCAGGACCGGTCGATCGACGTCGTGCGCACCGAGCCTTACCGGCTGGCTTCGGACGTGTGGGGCATCGGGTTCCGGACCGCGGACGTGATCGCGAAGGCGGTCGGCATCCCGCACGACAGCCCGCAGCGGGTCAAGGCCGGGTTGCAGTTCACCCTGTCCGAGGCGACCGGGAACGGCGACTGCTTCCTGCCGGAGAACCAGCTCATCGCGGACGCGGTGAAGATCCTCCAGGTCGACACGGGTCTGGTGATCGAGTGCCTGGCCGAGCTGGTCGCCGAGGAGGGGGTGGTGCGCGAGGTCATGCCGGACGGCGAGGCGGCCGTGTACCTGGTCCCGTTCCACCGGGCCGAGGTGTCGTTGGCGTCGTCCCTGGTCCGGTTGTTGCGGACGGACGCCGAGCGGATGCCGGCGTTCCAGGACGTGGACTGGGACCGGGCGTTCGCGTGGCTGGGGGCGTCGCTGGAGGACAAGCAGCGCGAGGCCGTGCAGTTGGCGTTGACCCGGAAGGTCGCGGTGCTGACCGGTGGGCCGGGGTGCGGCAAGAGCTTCACCGTGCGGTCGATCGTGCGGCTGGCGGTGGCGAAGCGGGCGCGCGTGGTGCTGGCCGCCCCGACCGGGCGGGCGGCGAAGCGGCTGACCGAGCTGACCGGGCACGAGGCCCGCACCGTGCACCGGCTGCTGGAGCTCAAGCCCGGCGGCGACGCGGCCTACGACCGCGACCGGCCGCTGGAGGCGGACCTGGTGGTGGTCGACGAGGCGTCGATGCTGGACCTGTTGCTGGCCAACAAGCTGGTGAAGGCCATCGCGCCCGGGACGCACCTGCTGCTGGTCGGGGACGTGGACCAGCTGCCGTCGGTGGGCGCGGGCGAGGTGCTGCGAGACGTGCTGGCGGCCGGCAGCCCCGTGCCGCACGTGCGGTTGACGCACATCTTCCGGCAGGCGCAGGAGTCCGGCGTGGTGACCAACGCGCACCGCATCAACTCCGGCGACTACCCGCTGGTGCAGGGGCTGCCGGACTTCTTCCTGTTCCCATGCGAGGAAGCCGAGGAGGCGGCGACGCTCACCGTCGACGTGGTCGCCACGCGCATCCCGCGCAAGTTCGGTCTCGACCCGCGCACCGACGTGCAGGTGCTCACGCCCATGCACCGGGGCGCGGCGGGCGCGGGCGCGTTGAACACCGTGCTCCAGGAGGCGCTCACGCCGGCACGGCCGAACCTGCCCGAGCGGCGGTTCGGCGGGCGCGTGTTCCGGGTGGGGGACAAGGTCACCCAGATCCGCAACAACTACGACAAGGGCGCCAACGGGGTGTTCAACGGGACCCTGGGGGTCGTCACCGGGATCGACGTCGTGGAGCAGAAGCTGACGGTGCGGACGGACGAGGATGAGGACGTGGACTACGAGTTCGGGGAACTCGACGAGCTGACCCACGCCTACGCCATGACGATTCATCGCTCACAGGGCAGTGAATACCCGTGCGTCGTCATTCCAATCACGACGAGCGCGTGGCTGATGTTGCAGCGCAACCTGCTGTACACGGCGGTGACGCGGGCCAAGAAGCTCGTGGTGCTGGTCGGG
- a CDS encoding mechanosensitive ion channel family protein — translation MLVAVLTFAGSVLVALAVVTAVHRVVRRIGRRSALFAGLAAHAHRPALAVAVLVAVQFSIGVVGWGDWRPAALHAVGIALILAGAWLLAALLVVVEDAMLARIRVDVSDNRHARRVHTQITLVRRVTVVVVGVLAFASVLMTFPEARAAGTSLLASAGVIGAIAALAAQSLLGNVFAGVQIAFSDALRLDDVVVVEDQWGRIEDITLTYVVVHLWDDRRLILPTAYFLKTPFENWTRTQSALLGTVELDVDWTVPVEDMRQELRKFLESDDLWDGRVCVLQVTGAVGAFVRVRALVSATDAGRLWDLRCEVREHLVSWLRTHQPAALPQVRVRDLPRVQAVARQEASGADQRVFGESEDGQERVQAFSGPGPTGNDSNGHGGSGPGKV, via the coding sequence GTGCTCGTCGCCGTGCTCACGTTCGCCGGATCCGTGCTGGTCGCGCTGGCCGTGGTCACCGCGGTGCACCGGGTGGTCCGGCGGATCGGACGGCGGTCCGCGCTGTTCGCCGGGCTGGCCGCGCACGCGCACCGACCGGCGCTCGCGGTGGCGGTGCTGGTGGCCGTGCAGTTCTCCATCGGCGTGGTCGGGTGGGGTGACTGGCGGCCGGCGGCGCTGCACGCGGTCGGGATAGCGCTGATCCTCGCCGGGGCGTGGCTGCTGGCGGCGCTGCTGGTCGTGGTCGAGGACGCCATGCTGGCGCGGATCAGGGTGGACGTGTCCGACAACCGGCACGCCCGCCGGGTGCACACGCAGATCACCCTGGTGCGGCGGGTGACCGTGGTCGTGGTGGGCGTGCTGGCGTTCGCGTCGGTCCTCATGACCTTCCCCGAGGCGCGGGCGGCGGGCACGAGCCTGCTGGCGTCCGCCGGTGTGATCGGCGCGATCGCCGCGCTGGCGGCGCAGTCCCTGCTGGGCAACGTGTTCGCCGGCGTCCAGATCGCGTTCAGCGACGCCCTGCGGCTGGACGACGTCGTGGTCGTCGAGGACCAGTGGGGGCGGATCGAGGACATCACGCTGACTTACGTCGTCGTGCACCTGTGGGACGACCGGCGCCTGATCCTGCCCACCGCGTACTTCCTGAAGACGCCGTTCGAGAACTGGACGCGCACCCAGTCCGCGCTGCTGGGGACGGTGGAGCTGGACGTCGACTGGACCGTGCCGGTGGAGGACATGCGGCAGGAGCTGCGGAAGTTCCTGGAGTCGGACGACCTGTGGGACGGGCGGGTGTGCGTGCTCCAGGTGACCGGCGCGGTGGGGGCGTTCGTGCGGGTGCGGGCACTGGTGAGCGCGACCGACGCCGGGCGGTTGTGGGACCTGCGGTGCGAGGTGCGGGAACACCTGGTGTCGTGGCTGCGGACGCACCAGCCCGCCGCGTTGCCACAGGTCCGGGTGCGCGACCTGCCCCGGGTGCAGGCCGTGGCGCGACAGGAGGCGTCCGGGGCCGACCAGCGGGTGTTCGGCGAGAGCGAGGACGGCCAGGAGCGGGTACAGGCGTTCAGCGGCCCCGGCCCCACCGGCAACGACTCGAACGGCCACGGCGGGTCCGGCCCCGGCAAGGTGTGA
- a CDS encoding metal-dependent hydrolase, translated as MEPDNLVLQPRDVHFDWSALPLHWVPDEPTTTHVMNVLHLLLPEGERWFVRTFQQAVPLITDDDLREDVLGFIGQEAVHAEAHSEVLDHLLAQGLDPRPFTRHMEVVFRRILGDRDGLTPEQQREQLVERIALVAAIEHFTAFLGDWMLNATALDRAGIDPTMLDLLRWHAAEEVEHRSVAFDLMRHLDRRQVRKIRTMLIAGPVLWLLWVRGAKFLMDHDPLRPGKLTLREFRRAGRRGLLPTGGALFRAFLRYFHPRYHPKQEGSTSQAVAYLASSPAARAAH; from the coding sequence ATGGAGCCCGACAACCTCGTGTTGCAGCCCCGGGACGTGCACTTCGACTGGTCGGCGCTCCCGCTGCACTGGGTGCCCGACGAGCCGACCACGACCCACGTCATGAACGTCCTGCACCTGCTCCTGCCCGAGGGCGAGCGCTGGTTCGTGCGCACGTTCCAGCAGGCCGTCCCGCTGATCACCGACGACGACCTGCGGGAGGACGTCCTCGGGTTCATCGGCCAGGAAGCCGTCCACGCCGAGGCGCACAGCGAAGTCCTCGACCACCTGCTCGCCCAGGGGCTCGACCCGCGCCCGTTCACCCGGCACATGGAGGTCGTCTTCCGCCGCATCCTCGGCGACCGCGACGGCCTCACCCCCGAACAGCAGCGGGAACAACTCGTCGAACGGATCGCGCTGGTCGCGGCCATCGAGCACTTCACCGCGTTCCTCGGCGACTGGATGCTCAACGCCACCGCCCTCGACCGCGCCGGCATCGACCCGACCATGCTCGACCTCCTGCGCTGGCACGCCGCCGAGGAGGTCGAGCACCGCAGCGTCGCGTTCGACCTGATGCGCCACCTCGACCGCCGCCAGGTCCGCAAGATCCGCACGATGCTCATCGCCGGCCCCGTCCTGTGGCTGCTGTGGGTGCGCGGCGCGAAGTTCCTCATGGACCACGACCCGCTGCGCCCCGGCAAGCTCACCCTGCGCGAGTTCCGCCGCGCCGGCCGCCGCGGCCTCCTGCCCACCGGGGGAGCGCTGTTCCGGGCCTTCCTGCGCTACTTCCACCCGCGCTACCACCCCAAGCAGGAGGGCTCGACCAGTCAGGCCGTGGCCTACCTGGCTTCCTCCCCGGCCGCGCGGGCGGCCCACTGA